The sequence CTTCCGCCGCCTCTGGTCGATCCCGCCGGACGGCTTCGCCGCGCTGCTGCGCAAGCTGGTCAGCAATGAAATCCTGCTCGGCTATCTGGGGGAGGTTTATTTCTACGCCTGGGCCCGGCGCCATGCGAAGATCACCACCGCCCCCTTCGGCGCGATCAAGGATGTGACGATCCTGTCCGCGCTGGTGGGCAATGGCGTGACATTGGTGATGGTGGCGTTCGCCGTGCCGCTGCTGGGCGCGGTCGATGCGCGGCTCAACACATGGGAAGTGGGCGGGTCGATACTCTTCGTGCTGGCGACGTCGCTGGTCGCCATGCTGCTGCGCAAGCGGCTGTTCACCCTGCCGCGCAAGGCGCTGTGGATGGTCGCGGCGATCCATCTGCTGCGCATCGTCGCGACGACGGTGCTGGCGGCGATGATGTGGCACATGCTGCTGCCTGACATCGCGCTTAGCTGGTGGATTTTACTCGGCACGCTGCGGCAGTTGGTCTCGCGCCTGCCCTTCCTGCCGAACAAGGATGTGGTGTTCGCAGGCATGGCCGCATTTCTGATCGGGCGCGACAGCGAGATCGTGTCGGCCATGGCGCTGATGGCGTCGCTGATCCTGGCGGCGCATCTGTTGGTCGGCATCACGCTGGGGGCGACCGGATTGCTGCGGGAAAGCCGGGCGCAATGATCGCAACCCTCTTCCTCGCCAGCGTGGCGATCCCCTCCACGCCTGATCTGGGCAAGGCCGAGGGGCAATGCCGCCCGGACGAAAAAGGCTCCGCCTATCTGGTCGAGGTGGCGGGCCTCAAGGACCGCAAGGGGCGGTTGAAGCTGGAACTTTATCCCGCGAACGACGCGGATTTCCTGGCGGACGACAATATTCTGATCGCCGCGGGCAAGCCGTTCCGCCGCGTTGAGGAGCCGGTGCCGCCATCCGGCCCGGTGGAGCTGTGCATTCGCGCACCCGGCCCCGGCAGCTATGCGCTCAGCCTGCTGCATGACCGCGACGCCAATCGCCGCTTTTCCCTGTCGATCGACGGCATCGGCTTTGCGGGCAATCCGAAGATCGGCTGGTCCAAGCCCCATGCCGCCGCTGCCAGCGCGCCCGTGGGCAGCGGCCCCACGCGCATCACAATCACCGTCAATTATCGCCGGGGACTTTTTTCCTTCGGCCCAGCGGAGAAATAATCCGATGCGCATCGTCGATGTCTGCGCCTTCTACGCGCCCAGCGGCGGCGGGGTGAAGACCTATGTGGAACGCAAGCTGCGCGCCGGGGCGCAGGCGGGGCATGAGATCATCATCCTGGCCCCGTCCGACAGCGACCGGGTGGTGGAGGCGGGCGGCGGCAAGATCGTCATGCTGCCCGCGCGGCGTTTCCCGCTGGACCGGCGCTATTCCTATTTCGATGATGAACAGTCGCTCCACGCCATGCTCGACCGGCTGCAACCCGATCTGGTCGAGGCGTCCTCGCCCTGGGGCAGCGCCGCGATGGTGGCGCGTTGGCGGGGGGATGCGCCCCGCGCCCTCATCATGCATGCCGATCCGCTGTCCGCCTATGCCTATCGCTGGTTCGGCCAAGTGCTGAGCCGGGAGCGGATTGACCGGGGCTTCGACTGGTTCTGGCGGCATTTGCGGCGGCTGGACGAGAGTTTCGACATGGTCGTCAGCGCCAGCAACAGCCTGTCCCAACGGCTGGAGGCGGGGCGCCTGAAGCGCGTCGTGACCCTGCCCATGGGCGTGGAGCCCGGCCATTTCAGCCCCACGCGGCGCAACGAACGGCTGCGCGCCCGGCTGCTGGAGCGCTGTGGCCTCGGCCCCGATGCGACGCTGCTGCTGGGGGTCGGCCGCCATGCGCCCGAAAAGCGCTGGCCGATGGTGATAGAGGCGGTCACGTCGGCGGGCTTTGCCACGCCGGTCGGGCTGGTGCTGGTGGGTGACGGGCGGGAACGGGCGCGGGTCCGCCGCGCTGCCGCCAATAATCCGCATATCCAGCTTCTGGCGCCGATGCACGACCGGCCCGCGCTGGCCGAACTGCTCGCCAGCGCCGACGCGCTCGTCCATGGCTGCGAGGCGGAGACTTTCTGCATGGTCGCGGCGGAAGCGCGGGCCAGCGGCCTGCCGGTCATCGTGCCCGACGAAGGGGGCGCTTCGGACCAGGCCCGCAGCGGTGGTGGCCTGCTCTATCGCGCCGCTCAGGCCGACAGCCTGGCCGCCGCCATCGTCGATTTCGTGAATGGCGGCCCCGCCGAACAGCGCCGCCGCGCCTCTGCCCTGGCGCCGTCGGTCATGACCATGGACGATCATTTCGGCAGGCTGTTTTCCGCCTATCAGCGCCTCGCGCCGGGCCGCCGTCATGCTGCTTAGACGGTCCTTGCCCCTGATGCGCCGATCCGGACCAGCCGCCAGCGAGAGGCCACAGCCCCGTACCGGTGAGCGGGCGAAGGAGGTAGGCCAACCCCATGCTTGCGGCCTGCGATATCGGGCCGACTGCGAATGCTGGTCCTTCTGGGCAGCTATTCTCTGGTGGCTGCTGCGTTCCAGAGGGCGTTCATGACGCGACCCGATCCGTCTGCGCCGCCATCTTCAGGGGGACGGAAATATCCGCCAGCTTCGCCCGGTCGACCGCAACCCCCTTCAGGATCAGCGCGCGGGCGCCCATGAAATCCTTCGCATTATTGATCGCATCGACCGCCACCACGCGGCCTTGCCGCAAGTAGATGACGGTGAACGGGCCATTTTCCCGGTCGCCGCGCAGGACGATGTCGTCGGCATCCTTGTTGAGCCCGGCGGATTGCAGCGTCAGGTCGAACTGATCGGACCAGAATGTCGGCAGCGCCCGATATTCGGTCGGCGCCTCCATGATGGTGTCGGCGGCGATGGCCGCGGAGTCCATCGCATGCTGCACGGATTCCAGCCGCCACAAGCCCCCGGCGAACGGATTGGGATGCCGGGCGCA is a genomic window of Sphingobium sp. TKS containing:
- a CDS encoding DUF2141 domain-containing protein, which gives rise to MIATLFLASVAIPSTPDLGKAEGQCRPDEKGSAYLVEVAGLKDRKGRLKLELYPANDADFLADDNILIAAGKPFRRVEEPVPPSGPVELCIRAPGPGSYALSLLHDRDANRRFSLSIDGIGFAGNPKIGWSKPHAAAASAPVGSGPTRITITVNYRRGLFSFGPAEK
- a CDS encoding glycosyltransferase; amino-acid sequence: MRIVDVCAFYAPSGGGVKTYVERKLRAGAQAGHEIIILAPSDSDRVVEAGGGKIVMLPARRFPLDRRYSYFDDEQSLHAMLDRLQPDLVEASSPWGSAAMVARWRGDAPRALIMHADPLSAYAYRWFGQVLSRERIDRGFDWFWRHLRRLDESFDMVVSASNSLSQRLEAGRLKRVVTLPMGVEPGHFSPTRRNERLRARLLERCGLGPDATLLLGVGRHAPEKRWPMVIEAVTSAGFATPVGLVLVGDGRERARVRRAAANNPHIQLLAPMHDRPALAELLASADALVHGCEAETFCMVAAEARASGLPVIVPDEGGASDQARSGGGLLYRAAQADSLAAAIVDFVNGGPAEQRRRASALAPSVMTMDDHFGRLFSAYQRLAPGRRHAA